In one Winogradskyella sp. MH6 genomic region, the following are encoded:
- the rpiB gene encoding ribose 5-phosphate isomerase B, translated as MTISIGNDHAGPEYKQAIIQHLETKGYTITNYGTDTTDSADYPDFVHPVAKDVNDAKVDFGILICGTANGVAMTANKYQNVRAGVCWIGEIAELARQHNDANIICIPARYTSIPQAIKMVDTFLNTEFEGGRHKRRIDKIPLSC; from the coding sequence ATGACAATTTCTATCGGTAACGATCACGCAGGACCAGAGTATAAACAAGCTATAATACAACACCTTGAAACTAAAGGGTATACCATTACCAATTACGGTACAGACACAACTGATAGTGCAGACTATCCAGATTTTGTACATCCTGTTGCAAAAGATGTTAATGACGCAAAAGTAGATTTTGGAATTTTAATTTGTGGTACTGCAAATGGAGTTGCTATGACGGCTAATAAATACCAAAATGTTAGAGCTGGTGTTTGTTGGATTGGTGAGATAGCAGAATTAGCACGTCAGCATAATGATGCTAACATTATATGTATTCCAGCACGTTATACGTCTATTCCACAAGCTATAAAAATGGTTGATACATTTCTTAACACAGAGTTTGAAGGTGGTCGTCATAAAAGACGTATAGATAAGATTCCTTTATCGTGTTAA
- a CDS encoding GNAT family N-acetyltransferase, with product MLDIQTKTFEQLNTKELYDLLQLRSEVFVVEQDCVYQDIDGKDQKALHILGYKDEKLVAYTRIFQPGDYFDEASIGRVVVRWHERKFKNGYKIMNASIKAINDHYNTLEIRISAQTYLKTFYNNLGFKEVGEEYLEDGIPHINMIKS from the coding sequence ATGCTAGATATACAAACCAAAACATTTGAACAGCTCAATACAAAAGAGCTTTATGATTTGCTTCAGCTAAGAAGTGAAGTTTTTGTTGTGGAACAAGATTGTGTTTATCAAGATATTGATGGAAAAGATCAAAAAGCTTTACATATTTTAGGTTACAAAGACGAAAAATTAGTAGCCTATACACGTATTTTTCAACCAGGTGATTACTTTGATGAAGCTAGTATTGGTAGAGTAGTAGTTAGGTGGCATGAAAGGAAATTTAAAAATGGCTATAAAATTATGAATGCTTCTATTAAAGCTATTAATGACCACTACAATACTCTTGAAATAAGAATTTCAGCACAAACCTATCTCAAGACATTTTATAACAATTTAGGATTTAAAGAAGTAGGAGAGGAGTACCTTGAAGATGGTATTCCGCATATAAATATGATTAAATCTTAA
- a CDS encoding succinylglutamate desuccinylase/aspartoacylase family protein encodes MNANLQEHIKTLEASNRVFHHIKGKQPGATVVFFAGIHGNEFAGVNALNTIIPKLNKNDIRGEIFGVYGNIKALKANRRFIDFDLNRLWTAKKLEQLETEENPENELFEQIDLFKFIKGVLASTDNPIYFIDLHTTSSKTLPFITINDALINRKFSACFNVPVVLGIEEYLEGPLLSYLNTLGYVSLGFESGQHTDPQAIKSCEAFVYLVLNHTNNLLNPESDKINKYENELKKASKSIDSIFEVVYKYHIEPKENFKMLKGYESFQSIKKGTLLASSNGEDIYSNYSAKLFMPLYQKSGNDGFFIIKAIPQFFLKLSELLRNSKADQILTFLPGITWYDKSKGILKANLKVARFLAKSIFHLFGYRNKQIDKNYLLLYNRERVAKKSMYKNEKWY; translated from the coding sequence ATGAATGCTAACCTACAAGAACATATTAAAACACTAGAAGCCTCAAACAGGGTTTTTCATCATATAAAAGGAAAACAACCTGGAGCAACAGTTGTTTTTTTTGCTGGTATACATGGTAATGAGTTTGCTGGAGTTAATGCACTAAATACCATAATACCAAAGCTTAATAAAAATGATATTAGAGGAGAAATATTTGGTGTCTATGGTAATATTAAAGCACTTAAAGCTAATAGGCGTTTTATAGATTTTGATCTAAATAGATTATGGACAGCTAAAAAACTTGAGCAATTAGAAACAGAAGAGAATCCTGAAAATGAGCTTTTTGAACAAATAGATTTATTCAAGTTTATAAAAGGTGTTTTAGCCTCTACAGACAATCCTATTTATTTTATTGACCTGCATACTACATCAAGCAAGACACTTCCTTTTATAACTATAAATGACGCTCTAATCAATCGTAAATTTTCAGCCTGTTTTAATGTACCTGTGGTGCTTGGTATAGAAGAATATCTAGAAGGCCCACTTTTAAGTTATTTAAATACCCTTGGTTATGTGTCACTTGGTTTTGAATCTGGGCAGCACACCGATCCACAAGCTATAAAAAGCTGTGAGGCTTTTGTTTATTTGGTTTTAAATCATACCAACAACTTGCTCAATCCAGAAAGTGATAAGATAAACAAGTATGAAAATGAATTAAAAAAAGCTTCAAAATCCATTGACTCAATTTTTGAGGTTGTTTATAAATATCATATTGAACCAAAGGAAAACTTTAAGATGCTTAAAGGTTATGAAAGCTTTCAATCTATAAAAAAAGGGACACTTTTAGCAAGCTCTAATGGTGAAGATATTTACTCAAATTATTCGGCAAAACTCTTTATGCCATTGTATCAAAAATCTGGAAATGATGGCTTCTTTATTATTAAGGCTATTCCACAATTCTTCTTAAAATTATCGGAACTTTTAAGAAACTCAAAAGCAGATCAAATATTAACTTTTTTGCCAGGCATTACATGGTACGATAAGTCTAAAGGAATTCTAAAAGCCAATCTAAAAGTTGCTCGATTTTTAGCAAAATCTATATTTCACCTATTTGGATATAGAAACAAACAAATAGATAAAAATTACTTGCTGCTTTACAATAGAGAGCGTGTGGCTAAAAAATCTATGTATAAGAACGAAAAATGGTATTAA
- a CDS encoding cation diffusion facilitator family transporter, with the protein MGHSHSHNHTHDHKDLKGRKLLITILLNIVITAAQVVGGLVSGSLSLLSDALHNFSDVLSLVVSYIAAKLSKQKASINRTFGYKRAEILAAFVNASTLVIVAIILIKEAVERFQNPQSIDSNLVIWLSLIAIFANGFSVLLLKKESSNNINLRSAYLHLLTDMLASVAVLIGGLLMKYYQLFWVDSLLTLLIALYLIYVGYDLLKTSTKMLMLFTPEHINIKDVVRAVNKLPKVNKLHHVHIWNLSDHELHLEAHLDLTEDISTTEFNDLLLQIEALLHDDFDINHVTIQPEYNKEDPKEVIVQD; encoded by the coding sequence ATGGGGCATTCGCACTCACATAACCATACTCACGATCATAAAGATTTAAAAGGAAGGAAACTTTTAATTACAATTCTTCTCAACATTGTAATAACTGCAGCTCAAGTTGTTGGTGGCTTAGTATCTGGAAGTTTATCATTATTGAGTGATGCACTTCATAATTTTAGTGACGTATTGTCCCTTGTAGTTAGTTATATTGCTGCAAAATTATCTAAACAAAAAGCTTCTATAAATAGAACTTTTGGATATAAACGTGCCGAAATCTTAGCGGCTTTTGTTAATGCTTCAACCTTAGTTATTGTTGCTATAATCTTAATAAAAGAGGCTGTAGAACGTTTTCAAAACCCGCAGTCAATAGATTCTAATTTAGTGATATGGCTGTCTTTAATTGCAATTTTTGCTAATGGTTTTAGTGTTTTATTGTTAAAGAAAGAATCTTCAAACAACATTAATCTTCGTTCTGCATATTTACACTTATTAACAGATATGTTAGCTAGTGTTGCTGTATTAATTGGAGGTTTATTAATGAAGTATTACCAATTGTTTTGGGTAGATAGTTTATTAACATTGTTAATAGCACTTTACTTAATATATGTTGGATATGATTTACTAAAAACATCTACTAAGATGTTAATGCTTTTTACGCCCGAGCATATCAATATAAAAGATGTTGTACGCGCTGTTAATAAGCTACCAAAAGTTAATAAACTACACCACGTACATATTTGGAATCTTAGTGATCATGAGCTTCATCTAGAAGCACATTTAGACCTTACAGAAGATATTAGTACTACAGAATTTAATGATTTGCTATTACAAATTGAAGCACTTTTACATGATGACTTTGATATCAATCATGTTACCATTCAGCCAGAATATAACAAAGAAGATCCTAAGGAAGTTATTGTACAAGACTGA
- a CDS encoding OmpA family protein, translating to MKSLLFIICLSFQFALAQKELKHQVYFLTDEYEIPETEESRLLLFLSEIENMDIQKISIYGFCDDRGSDSYNLVLSQQRADAIKEVFSNNEFDESVITNVDGKGKILLNVVNDNDLYKIRGLNRKVEIIVQPYDPPREKVEQPKKETTEELLRGELKEGDKIQLENILFRTGYSYLTKESKAKLDEIAKILVERTDIYFNIEGHVCCTQGARDAIDRKTKKRNLSLARAKTVYDYLADKGVKRYRMKFVGQRRKFPLGGEPELDRRVEIVVTRIIKKATD from the coding sequence ATGAAGTCCCTACTCTTTATCATATGCCTAAGTTTTCAGTTTGCTTTAGCTCAAAAAGAATTAAAGCATCAGGTTTATTTTTTAACCGATGAATATGAAATTCCTGAAACTGAAGAAAGTCGACTTTTACTGTTTTTATCAGAGATAGAGAACATGGATATTCAGAAAATATCAATCTATGGTTTTTGTGATGATAGAGGTAGTGACTCTTATAATTTAGTGCTATCTCAACAACGTGCAGATGCTATAAAAGAAGTCTTTTCTAATAACGAATTTGATGAATCTGTAATTACCAATGTAGATGGTAAAGGTAAAATTTTACTTAATGTTGTTAATGATAATGATCTTTATAAAATACGTGGTTTAAATAGAAAAGTTGAGATTATAGTTCAGCCTTACGATCCTCCAAGAGAAAAAGTAGAACAGCCTAAAAAAGAAACTACCGAAGAACTTTTGAGAGGAGAACTAAAAGAAGGAGATAAAATTCAATTAGAAAACATCCTATTTCGTACAGGTTATAGTTATCTTACCAAAGAATCTAAGGCTAAGCTCGATGAGATTGCAAAAATACTGGTAGAACGTACAGATATTTATTTTAATATAGAAGGCCATGTGTGTTGTACCCAAGGTGCTCGTGATGCCATAGATAGAAAAACTAAAAAACGTAATCTCTCATTAGCTAGAGCAAAAACTGTTTATGACTATTTAGCTGATAAAGGTGTTAAACGCTATAGAATGAAATTTGTAGGTCAAAGACGAAAATTTCCACTTGGTGGTGAACCAGAATTAGATAGACGTGTAGAAATTGTTGTAACGCGTATTATAAAAAAGGCTACAGATTAA
- a CDS encoding zinc-ribbon domain-containing protein encodes MIVFFGLRSARIESRKLDANTTCEHCNSENSFIASVYGNYFHVFWIPIFSTGKAIVVECNHCKKTYHLKDLSPDNQKAVQNSFNENPPKKAKWLNLGCFVILGFVFLFICLAIYSIILSSFNDDYEDNYDTDYPTYEESKIDGETNDDEYVIENPDPKWIKTLKKDLLESELYPNKEEEPVSYALQQCLDTETLGLGEDDIGYYYEVNDDEVLILLQPWNLSKLNEKEKNAFYKKIDHCLDIILKDENYKRFIGVYDQHELKMQKTPKGMVKDSTAKSSELLKEFYDKI; translated from the coding sequence ATGATTGTTTTCTTTGGTTTAAGGTCTGCACGTATTGAGTCTCGTAAGTTAGATGCTAATACAACTTGCGAGCATTGCAATAGTGAAAATTCATTTATTGCAAGTGTTTATGGAAACTATTTTCATGTGTTTTGGATTCCGATTTTTTCAACTGGAAAGGCTATTGTGGTAGAGTGCAATCACTGTAAAAAAACATATCATTTAAAAGATTTATCTCCTGATAACCAAAAGGCTGTTCAAAATTCATTTAATGAAAACCCACCTAAAAAAGCAAAATGGCTCAATTTGGGCTGTTTTGTTATTCTGGGATTTGTGTTTTTATTTATATGCTTGGCCATATACTCAATAATACTCTCAAGTTTTAACGACGATTATGAAGATAATTATGATACGGATTATCCTACATATGAAGAGTCAAAAATTGATGGCGAAACAAATGATGATGAGTATGTTATTGAAAATCCAGATCCTAAATGGATTAAGACTTTAAAAAAAGACCTTCTCGAATCAGAGCTTTATCCCAATAAAGAAGAGGAACCTGTAAGTTATGCTCTACAGCAATGTTTAGACACTGAGACACTAGGATTAGGAGAAGACGATATTGGCTACTACTATGAAGTTAATGATGATGAAGTTTTAATACTTCTTCAACCTTGGAACCTGAGTAAATTAAATGAAAAAGAAAAAAATGCTTTCTATAAAAAAATTGACCATTGTTTGGATATCATCTTAAAAGATGAAAACTATAAACGCTTTATAGGTGTATATGATCAACATGAATTAAAAATGCAAAAGACTCCAAAGGGAATGGTAAAAGATAGCACAGCAAAAAGTTCGGAATTACTTAAAGAATTTTATGATAAAATTTAG
- a CDS encoding CBS domain-containing protein has translation MGHLDVKQLKRPKDKALYIRHLIRDLEALDIMLKQDLIEKEPIRIGAEQEFCITNHQFFPNNNNIEVLEAISDNHFTTEIGKYNLEINSDPLLLKGACFSLLQQQLNELLQKAKKGAKSKNSKIVLTGILPTLRLKHIAENYLTDKPRYHVLNNSLKSSRREHFNIHIKGVDELNLIHDCVMLEACNTSFQTHLQINPDEFVDKYNWAQAIAGPVLSICANSPILFGRELWAETRIALFTQSIDTRRNSFIHHEKESRVSFGADWERGTVTDIFRDHISRFRSLLTSDEHDDSLEKLEQGDIPKLRALQLHNGTVYKWNRVCYGVGGGKPHLRIECRYIPAGPTLTDEIANMVFWVGLMLGQSEAYNKIHEKMDFKDVKSNFFKAARNGIETQFKWNNKLISAQDLILSKLLPMATKGLEKANITSNDISKYLSVIEARVKSHTGSQWMVDNYRNLQKTKTNFEALQNITAYMYKHQFEEKTVDQWDVFNPDDNLKIDASRIVKHNMNTKMLLVDQNDSLELVSSIMQWKNIHHIPVINKRKELTGLLTWTDLIKLGDKDLDLRVKDVMTTDLITITQEAPLNKAKDLMQKHKINCLPVIRNKELLGIITSSDF, from the coding sequence ATGGGACATTTAGACGTAAAACAACTTAAAAGACCCAAGGATAAGGCATTATATATTCGGCATCTTATTAGAGATCTAGAAGCTTTAGATATAATGCTTAAACAAGATTTAATTGAGAAAGAACCTATAAGAATTGGAGCAGAGCAAGAATTCTGCATTACTAACCACCAATTTTTCCCTAACAACAACAATATTGAAGTTTTAGAAGCGATTAGCGACAATCATTTTACGACAGAAATCGGAAAATATAACCTTGAAATAAATTCAGATCCTTTGCTATTAAAAGGGGCTTGTTTTTCACTTTTACAACAACAATTAAATGAGCTACTTCAGAAAGCAAAAAAAGGAGCAAAGTCAAAGAATTCTAAAATTGTATTAACAGGTATTCTACCAACTTTAAGATTAAAGCACATAGCTGAAAATTATTTAACAGATAAACCCAGATATCATGTATTGAACAATTCGCTAAAGTCTTCAAGACGAGAGCATTTTAATATACACATAAAAGGTGTTGATGAGCTTAATTTAATACATGATTGTGTAATGCTAGAAGCTTGTAATACAAGTTTTCAAACGCATTTACAAATCAATCCAGATGAGTTTGTAGATAAGTACAATTGGGCACAAGCCATAGCAGGACCAGTGCTAAGCATTTGTGCAAATTCACCTATCCTTTTTGGGCGAGAATTGTGGGCAGAAACACGTATAGCTTTGTTTACCCAAAGTATTGATACTAGGAGAAATTCATTCATCCATCACGAGAAAGAGTCACGTGTTAGTTTTGGTGCCGATTGGGAAAGAGGGACGGTTACAGACATTTTTAGAGATCATATTTCGAGATTTAGAAGTTTACTCACCTCAGATGAGCACGATGATAGCTTAGAAAAATTAGAACAAGGAGACATACCAAAACTTAGAGCATTACAGTTGCACAATGGAACAGTTTACAAATGGAACCGTGTCTGTTATGGTGTTGGAGGAGGTAAACCTCATCTTAGAATTGAGTGTCGCTATATTCCGGCAGGACCAACACTAACCGATGAGATTGCAAATATGGTGTTTTGGGTAGGATTGATGCTTGGGCAATCAGAAGCGTATAACAAGATTCACGAAAAGATGGATTTTAAAGACGTTAAAAGCAACTTCTTTAAAGCGGCTCGTAATGGCATAGAAACACAATTCAAATGGAATAACAAACTCATTTCTGCCCAAGATCTTATTTTAAGTAAGCTTTTACCAATGGCTACAAAAGGGTTGGAAAAAGCAAATATCACTTCTAATGATATTTCAAAATATTTATCTGTAATTGAAGCACGCGTTAAATCACACACAGGCTCGCAATGGATGGTTGATAATTATAGAAATCTTCAAAAAACAAAAACCAATTTCGAAGCGCTTCAGAATATAACAGCTTATATGTATAAGCATCAGTTTGAAGAAAAAACAGTTGATCAATGGGATGTTTTTAATCCAGATGATAACTTAAAAATAGATGCCAGCCGAATCGTAAAACACAACATGAACACCAAAATGTTATTGGTAGACCAAAACGATAGTTTAGAGTTAGTGAGTAGTATAATGCAATGGAAAAATATTCACCATATACCAGTAATAAACAAGAGGAAAGAGCTCACAGGATTATTAACCTGGACAGATTTAATAAAACTTGGAGATAAGGATTTAGACCTACGCGTTAAGGATGTTATGACTACGGATTTAATTACTATAACCCAAGAAGCGCCATTAAATAAAGCAAAAGACTTAATGCAAAAACATAAAATTAATTGTTTGCCTGTAATTAGAAATAAGGAGCTACTTGGTATTATAACTTCAAGTGATTTTTAA
- a CDS encoding S41 family peptidase, producing MKKILHKRILLPVIAVVVFLSTTAFRNDFFEIAKQIEIFTTMFKELNMNYVDETNPGDLMDTAIKSMLDDLDPYTQFYNEQDVEASRINNAGDYTGIGAKVLTLKDKLVIVEPYKNYAADKAGLKAGDEIIKVDNVVVSDFKDDAANLLQGAAGTEVNVTYKRQGKTNTVKIIRESLEIKAVPHYSMIDDKTGYIVLRKFNRKASSETLGALRALKNQGAKQLILDLRGNPGGLLNEAVNVTNIFVPKNQLVVTTKSKVKKYNKTYYTKRDAVDTEIPLVVLIDGHSASASEIVSGALQDMDRAVVVGTRSFGKGLVQRPKPLTYGTQMKITISRYYTPSGRCIQALDYWNRDENGKATRVKKENYNEFKTRNGRPVYDGGGVQPDVEVEFAKQTPITKAILGENLVFNFATDYYYDNTVDDLTKFELSDNEFKSFKNYLKTTGFDFETKTEKALSDAMDIAKEEELEGVINSEYHSLSAALQAYKSNAIDGNKVQLKSLLTDEIIKRYFYSEGLYTYYTVNNPEIKKAVSILNNPSQYTSILK from the coding sequence ATGAAGAAAATCCTACATAAAAGAATATTACTACCAGTAATTGCCGTGGTTGTCTTTCTTAGTACGACAGCTTTTAGAAATGACTTTTTTGAAATAGCAAAACAGATAGAAATTTTCACTACCATGTTTAAAGAATTAAACATGAATTATGTAGATGAAACCAATCCTGGTGATTTAATGGATACGGCAATAAAAAGCATGCTAGATGATCTAGATCCTTATACACAATTCTATAATGAACAAGATGTAGAAGCTTCTAGAATTAATAATGCAGGTGATTATACAGGTATTGGAGCTAAAGTTTTAACGCTAAAAGACAAACTGGTAATTGTAGAACCTTATAAAAATTATGCTGCAGATAAAGCAGGATTAAAAGCTGGTGATGAGATTATAAAAGTAGATAATGTTGTGGTTTCAGATTTTAAAGATGATGCTGCAAATTTACTTCAAGGGGCTGCAGGTACTGAAGTTAATGTTACCTACAAACGACAAGGAAAAACTAATACTGTAAAAATTATTAGAGAGTCCTTAGAGATTAAAGCTGTACCTCATTATTCAATGATAGACGATAAAACGGGTTACATTGTACTTAGAAAATTTAATAGAAAGGCCTCTTCCGAAACTTTAGGAGCGCTTAGGGCTTTAAAAAATCAAGGGGCTAAACAACTCATTTTAGATTTAAGAGGAAATCCTGGTGGATTACTGAATGAAGCTGTTAATGTTACAAACATCTTTGTACCAAAAAATCAGTTAGTGGTAACCACTAAATCTAAAGTTAAAAAGTACAATAAAACCTATTACACAAAGCGTGATGCCGTAGATACAGAAATACCATTAGTAGTTTTAATAGATGGTCATAGTGCCTCTGCAAGTGAGATAGTTTCTGGTGCCTTACAAGATATGGATAGAGCCGTTGTGGTTGGTACACGTAGCTTTGGTAAAGGCTTAGTACAACGCCCAAAACCATTAACCTATGGTACACAAATGAAGATCACAATTTCGCGCTACTACACACCTTCTGGACGTTGTATACAAGCTTTAGATTATTGGAATAGAGATGAAAACGGGAAAGCCACTCGTGTAAAAAAAGAAAACTACAACGAGTTTAAAACTCGAAACGGAAGACCGGTTTATGATGGTGGAGGAGTACAGCCAGATGTTGAGGTTGAATTTGCTAAACAAACACCTATAACAAAGGCCATTTTAGGAGAGAATTTGGTTTTTAACTTTGCTACAGATTACTATTATGATAATACCGTTGATGATTTAACTAAATTTGAATTATCAGATAATGAATTTAAATCATTTAAGAATTACTTAAAAACAACAGGTTTTGATTTTGAAACCAAAACCGAAAAAGCGCTGAGCGATGCCATGGATATCGCTAAAGAAGAAGAATTAGAAGGTGTAATTAATTCTGAATATCATAGTTTATCAGCAGCCTTACAGGCCTATAAATCTAATGCTATAGATGGTAATAAAGTACAATTAAAATCTCTATTAACAGACGAAATTATAAAACGCTACTTTTATAGTGAAGGCTTATATACCTATTACACAGTAAATAATCCCGAAATTAAAAAGGCAGTTAGTATACTTAATAATCCTAGTCAGTACACTAGTATTTTAAAGTAG
- the rnpA gene encoding ribonuclease P protein component, translated as MQFKYGKKDKLKSKKLIEQLFSEGRSVTAYPLKLIYLKTEFEDDSILKTGVSVSKRIHKTAVARNRIKRLLREAYRLNKPHYFNNSSTSYAFMILYLSKDGTTFDDIDKKMKLLFEKFLNKTSKDEENPT; from the coding sequence ATGCAATTCAAATACGGCAAAAAAGACAAGCTAAAAAGTAAAAAACTGATTGAGCAATTGTTCAGTGAGGGTAGATCTGTAACCGCTTACCCCTTAAAACTTATCTATCTTAAAACTGAATTTGAAGATGACTCAATTTTAAAAACCGGAGTATCTGTGAGTAAGCGTATTCATAAAACAGCTGTTGCCAGAAATAGAATAAAGCGATTGCTCCGAGAAGCTTACCGACTTAACAAGCCTCATTATTTTAACAATAGTTCAACATCTTATGCGTTTATGATATTGTATCTTAGTAAGGATGGAACAACTTTTGATGACATTGATAAGAAAATGAAATTGTTATTTGAGAAGTTCTTAAATAAAACCAGTAAAGATGAAGAAAATCCTACATAA